Part of the Methanosphaera sp. WGK6 genome is shown below.
AACTCATGAGACATATGCAAAGATAACACCCCATATTCTTTTTTTAAAAAAAATTAATTTATTTTTCTCTTATAATCATCTATAATTTTTTCAGCACGTAAATCAAATGTATGATTTTTTATTATTTTTGAATCAATAGAGCCTATTTTTAAAGCTTCATTTATTTTATCAGGTAATTCCTCTTTTTCATCATAGATTATAACTTCATCTCCAAAGACATCTTCCAGACCTACTGCATGATCACTTACTATTACTGCACCACATGCAAGACCATCAAAAATTCTGTTTGAAATAAAACCTTTTTTACGCATATCATCCCAATGATCATTTAATAATACTTTTGTTGAAGAATATGCTTTGTTTACCTCTTCATTAGGGAAATAATCCCCTTTTATATATTTTTCATCAATAATTCCTTCCCAAAATCCACCATATACACTTAATTGATGATTTGTTGGTAATAAATCTCTTAATATTTTTCTAAATTCTGACTTGAATTGTCCTACAAATAATAACTCAGTTTCATATTCTTCACAAACATCCCTATGGAATCTAGACAAATCTGTACATTGTAATAATCCTTCAACTTCTGTACTAAGTAATGGTTTTAATTGTTTAGCCCAGAATAATGATGCAATATATACTTGATTATAAGAGTCATATTCACCTATACTTATTAAATCAGGATGTGATATATTCCACATTATATTATAATGAATAGATTTTGGAGTATATTTATTTAAACCTCTTAATACTAATATTACATCATATAAGGTATCATCATAAGTATCCCAATCATCATATAATTGTATTTTTGCAAAACAATTCTCTTTTTTATTGAATGCTTTTACTAGTAGTATTGCAAAGTGATAATCACCCCAACTATGTCTATCACCCTCTTTTTTAATTGGTAACTTAACCATTACTTTTATAGATTCAATATATCTTTTAAGAAGATCTACTAGTGCATCTGTTAGTGCTTGGTAAATTTCATTTTCTAATAATATTTTTTGTAATTCTTTGATTTTATATTGTAATTTTCCTGAATTCGACAAATATTCATTTAATAAAGCTTCAAGTGATTCTTTTGAATCATATACTGGTAATTTCCCTCCAAATATTTCTTCCGAAACTTGTTTATTATTTGTTATTACAAGAGAATTATTTATTAAAGCATTGAATATTACGGAATCCTTCAATAAGAATGAATCCATGTTTTCTTCATAATCTAGGACTATTTTTGTTGATGTGTAAGCTTTTGTTAAATTTTCAGATTCAATTAATCCATGATTATACTTACTGAATTTTTCACTAGATTCTAATGAATCACCATAGATATTAAATGTGTACTTTAGATTATCTGGATTTAATAATTCACCAATTTTTTCAAGTTCATCATGATCTTTTATTAAACAATAATCACACATGAATTCTTCTGATGCTTTGAAATCATATGATTCATGTTTAGATATAATAGGATAAAATAATGGTTCATATCCAGAATAATCTCTAATATAGTCTAATCCTTCTTGTGTAGTAGATAGGAACACGTCATAGTTTTCAAAATATTCATTATCTATCCATTGTTTATAATCATTTGTTGCAACGGCTAATTTCATTAGTAAAATATTTTCAGTTTTTATTTTATCTAAATTATAATCACTTACTAAAGAAATTAAAACATCAGTATTTTCATCAATATTATAACAATCTTCACCATCAAAAGGGATTAATTGAGTTTCATAACCTTTTAGTTCTAATTGATGGAATAATCCTTGAATAGAAATGTAATTTCCTGTATTATATGCATCTTTTTTAATAACACATGCTATTTTTAAGTTATCATCACTGTATAGATTTTTTTTATTGAGTTTATCAAAGAAAACATTTTGTTTTAGATAAGTATGCCATTTTCTTGTAAATACTTTTGTATTATGCTTTTGTCTATGTTTAAGTAGTTGTTCTTTATTTTTAGATAGAATTCCATGTTCATGATGATAAACCACTGCTTTTGGATTATAGTAGTTTGTATATCCTTGTTTATTTAATTTTAAACATAAATCAACATCTTCAAATCCATAAATATATTCTGCATCAAATCCACCTACTTCTTCATATTTTGTTTTTTCAATTAATAATACTGCAGAGGATACTGCTGCTATTTTTTCAGTTTCTGTATCATTGAATAGGTATGATTTAGCATTATCCCTGTCATATGGTTGGATATATCCATCTCGTCCCTTAAAGTGTTTGCCTGTGTGTTGTAATTTATATGATTTATGACTTTTACTTAAAAATTCAGTAGAATCCGGATATACTAATCGTGCCCCTATTGCTCCTGCATCTTCATGTGTTAAAGCTGTGTCAATTAAATGATTAAGCCATCCATCTAATAATTCAATATCATTATTTAAGAACAGTAAATATTGTCCTTTAGCTAATGCTACACCATCATTATTAGCATCAGCATAACTTTTATTTATCTTATTTTCTATGAGAATTATAGGCAATTCTGTTTTAAACTTCTTGATTATATCTACAGAATCATCCGATGAATCATTATCTATTATGATAAGCTCATAATTCGGATAATTTGTTTTTTCATCAAATCCTCCAAGTATTTTTTCTAAAAAATCTGAACCATTCCTATTTAGTAAAATTATTGAAATTAAAGGAGCATCTTCATCATAAGTACTGTATTCATATGACATTACATCTTGTTTTATAGCCATTTCATAGTCTTTTTTATCAGCTTCAGTTAAAAATTGCTTACATCGATGTCCTTGATCTCTTCCTTCTGTAATATAATGATATAATGGACATATTTCTGCTTCTTTTACTTCAGGGTACTTATATAGATAATAATTGTTATCAAAGTAGCGGGATGGATTTTTACCTTCAATGTATCCTCTTGAAACATAATGATAAGCCGGTTTTTCAAGTGTATATTTTACATCATCATATGTTTCTAAATAGAATTCTTCATCGAATAGTTCTGATGCTTCAACAATCCTTGCATATTCATTTAACAGTTTTTCATGATTTAATTTTTCATCTTCTTCAGTTTTAGTTAAAGAAGGTTTTCTTCCTTCACTGCTTCCTTCTGTTAAATAATGATAGTATGGATTTAGAGTTAATGGTAGCACTTCTTTATTCTGTTCTCGGTAGAATTTTGTATCAAATACCTTGTTTGGATTTTTATGATGAACTGCACCATATTCTACATAATGTTTGATTAAATCACGAGTATCCCCTTTAAGTCCTGGATTTTGACTCATATAATATTCTACGTCAAATGTATTTGAATCATAAATTACATCAATACATTCATTTAATTCTACTCCAGTTAATTCTTTATGTGTAGTTATAGAGTTACTTTTTAAACCTCTGAGTATGTAATGTATTAATGGATTTATATCATTACCATTAAGATATGCTTCTTTGTAGTATAATGTATCAAATTCCTCATTTGGATTTAAATTAGACTTGTATCCCTCAATTAAGTAATGTTTAAATGGATCTAAATTTGATTTCTTTAAATTGGGATGTTGTTTATAATAATACTCTTCATCAAAAAGATCATTATTTTTAATTTCACTTATAGCTTTTTCAATTTCTTCTGGAGTAAAATCATAGTTTGTTAATTTGTTTTCCTTGATACCATAGATTGCATAGTGAATTAGAGGATTTACATCATTGTTTTGTAAAAAATTACTTTGACTTATATAATATTTTGTGTTAAAAGAACTAGAAGGATTTCTTCCTTCTTTATATCCTACTGTTAAATAATGATTAAAAAGATTACTTGTTCCATCAGCTATCCAAGGGTATTGATTATTATAATATTCTTCATCAAACAAATGATTTTCTCTAATGATGGTTATTGCTTCTATATAATCTTCAGGAGTAATAACTTCATATGAATCATCATCTTTAAACATGTTTAATTCATCAACACTACTTCTTAATTTATCATTAAGATTAATATTCTTTTCATTTAATTCCAGAAGTTGATTATTGATGTTTTTTATATTTTCTTGAATAGATAAACTATTATTAGTTAGATTTAAACTTTTTTCAGCAATAATTTTTGTTTTTTCATCAATACTTATGCTGTTTTCCGTTAATAATTCATTTTTAATTTCGTCCTCAAAAGAATTATTTTCAAAATCATCATATAAAACATAGAATACTAATGGATTTATATCATATTCTTTTAAAAAAGAATGTTTTTCTATATATAACTCATTGTCAAATAATTCTGAAGGATTTTTACCTTCTTTGTAACCTATGTTTAAATAATGTTCGAATAAATCATCTGTTTCTTCAGATACTTCGGGATATTGAGTATTATAATATTCCTTATCAAAAAAGTTATTTGCAAGTATTATCTTTTTTGCATTGCTCAATTCTTCTTCACTGATTTTTTTGCTATTAATTGATGACATAATCCTGACCCTTTCAAAATTTTATTATTTTATATTTATTTAAATTTAAATATATAATAATTTAATAGTATATATTAAAAATATAAATAAAAATAATTTAAAAAATAAAATAACCTGAATTAAGGAGTATTAAATGACAAATATAGAAAAAAATAAAAATACTGAAAAAAATAATTATGCTCTTTGTCCCGAATGTTTATCTAGAATATATAGAAAGCCTGAAGATAAAAAAAACTCTAAAATACCCCTAATAACTGATTCCAAAAAGTGTAGCATATGTAATAATTTAATGTTAAATAAGGATAAATTATACAATATCATTTTAAAAAAGATAAACTTACTTAATATTGAGTTTGACACTTTTTTAATTGCTTGTCAAATAAATAATCAAACACTTATTAAAAATCAGCAAAAAATCAATAAGATAACAAATTACAATGGAAATAATGACCTTAAACATGCTATAAGACGTGATATGACACAAATGCTTGTAGAAAAACTAGGTAAAACTGTTGACTACAAAAATCCAGAAGTAGTTATCATGATAAAGGTAAGAAAAAAAGCTTACAAACATAATCCTTATTATGAAATAAAGAATGTTAATATATTCCTTGATTCTAATCCAATATTTATTGAAGGAAAATATCGTAAATTAGTTAGAGGTATTCCACAGACAAAATGGCCTTGTACTGAATGTAAAGGAAAGGGTTGTGAAGCTTGTAATTACACAGGACGGCAATATGAAGATACTGTTGAAGATTTAATTTCTAAACAAATTTTAAAAATGACTAGAGGAAATAGTACTAAATTCCATGGATCAGGTCGTGAAGATATTGATGTTTTAATGTTAGGTGAAGGAAGACCATTTGTAATTGAAGTAAAACATCCATTTAAACGAAAAATAGATCTTAAATTACTAAGAAGATTAGTTAATAGTCATAGTGATGGTAAAATTGAAATTAATGATCTTAAGTATGTTGATAGAACAAGAAAAGCTACAATAAAAAATAGTTCAGTTGAAAGTTATAAAATATATTCTGCCATTGCAGATTTTGAAAAAGGAGTTACAAGTAAGGATATTGCAGCAATAGAAAAATTAAAAATAATCGAACAAAGAACACCTATACGAGTAGAACACAGAAGAGCTGACTTAATCAGGACAAGAAAAATCAATAATATTGAAGTAGAACGTATAAATAGTAAACAATTACGTATCATTATTAATTGTCAAGGTGGTCTTTATATTAAAGAATTAATATCAGGGGACGATAATCGTACAAAACCAAGTATATCACAAATTACTAATAATAAGGCAATATGTTCCCAATTAGACGTTTTAAAAGTACATATTCCAATCTAAATACCACTTTTTTCTAATTTTTTAAGAACTTGTATAATGGTTATACTTATAAACTATAAAATTAATATAT
Proteins encoded:
- a CDS encoding glycosyltransferase encodes the protein MSSINSKKISEEELSNAKKIILANNFFDKEYYNTQYPEVSEETDDLFEHYLNIGYKEGKNPSELFDNELYIEKHSFLKEYDINPLVFYVLYDDFENNSFEDEIKNELLTENSISIDEKTKIIAEKSLNLTNNSLSIQENIKNINNQLLELNEKNINLNDKLRSSVDELNMFKDDDSYEVITPEDYIEAITIIRENHLFDEEYYNNQYPWIADGTSNLFNHYLTVGYKEGRNPSSSFNTKYYISQSNFLQNNDVNPLIHYAIYGIKENKLTNYDFTPEEIEKAISEIKNNDLFDEEYYYKQHPNLKKSNLDPFKHYLIEGYKSNLNPNEEFDTLYYKEAYLNGNDINPLIHYILRGLKSNSITTHKELTGVELNECIDVIYDSNTFDVEYYMSQNPGLKGDTRDLIKHYVEYGAVHHKNPNKVFDTKFYREQNKEVLPLTLNPYYHYLTEGSSEGRKPSLTKTEEDEKLNHEKLLNEYARIVEASELFDEEFYLETYDDVKYTLEKPAYHYVSRGYIEGKNPSRYFDNNYYLYKYPEVKEAEICPLYHYITEGRDQGHRCKQFLTEADKKDYEMAIKQDVMSYEYSTYDEDAPLISIILLNRNGSDFLEKILGGFDEKTNYPNYELIIIDNDSSDDSVDIIKKFKTELPIILIENKINKSYADANNDGVALAKGQYLLFLNNDIELLDGWLNHLIDTALTHEDAGAIGARLVYPDSTEFLSKSHKSYKLQHTGKHFKGRDGYIQPYDRDNAKSYLFNDTETEKIAAVSSAVLLIEKTKYEEVGGFDAEYIYGFEDVDLCLKLNKQGYTNYYNPKAVVYHHEHGILSKNKEQLLKHRQKHNTKVFTRKWHTYLKQNVFFDKLNKKNLYSDDNLKIACVIKKDAYNTGNYISIQGLFHQLELKGYETQLIPFDGEDCYNIDENTDVLISLVSDYNLDKIKTENILLMKLAVATNDYKQWIDNEYFENYDVFLSTTQEGLDYIRDYSGYEPLFYPIISKHESYDFKASEEFMCDYCLIKDHDELEKIGELLNPDNLKYTFNIYGDSLESSEKFSKYNHGLIESENLTKAYTSTKIVLDYEENMDSFLLKDSVIFNALINNSLVITNNKQVSEEIFGGKLPVYDSKESLEALLNEYLSNSGKLQYKIKELQKILLENEIYQALTDALVDLLKRYIESIKVMVKLPIKKEGDRHSWGDYHFAILLVKAFNKKENCFAKIQLYDDWDTYDDTLYDVILVLRGLNKYTPKSIHYNIMWNISHPDLISIGEYDSYNQVYIASLFWAKQLKPLLSTEVEGLLQCTDLSRFHRDVCEEYETELLFVGQFKSEFRKILRDLLPTNHQLSVYGGFWEGIIDEKYIKGDYFPNEEVNKAYSSTKVLLNDHWDDMRKKGFISNRIFDGLACGAVIVSDHAVGLEDVFGDEVIIYDEKEELPDKINEALKIGSIDSKIIKNHTFDLRAEKIIDDYKRKIN
- a CDS encoding tRNA pseudouridine(54/55) synthase Pus10, whose product is MTNIEKNKNTEKNNYALCPECLSRIYRKPEDKKNSKIPLITDSKKCSICNNLMLNKDKLYNIILKKINLLNIEFDTFLIACQINNQTLIKNQQKINKITNYNGNNDLKHAIRRDMTQMLVEKLGKTVDYKNPEVVIMIKVRKKAYKHNPYYEIKNVNIFLDSNPIFIEGKYRKLVRGIPQTKWPCTECKGKGCEACNYTGRQYEDTVEDLISKQILKMTRGNSTKFHGSGREDIDVLMLGEGRPFVIEVKHPFKRKIDLKLLRRLVNSHSDGKIEINDLKYVDRTRKATIKNSSVESYKIYSAIADFEKGVTSKDIAAIEKLKIIEQRTPIRVEHRRADLIRTRKINNIEVERINSKQLRIIINCQGGLYIKELISGDDNRTKPSISQITNNKAICSQLDVLKVHIPI